The following nucleotide sequence is from Kiritimatiella glycovorans.
CACGCATGCTGCGCACCGAGTTCGACCTTTCAAAGCCGGTCAAAACCGCCACGCTCTACATCACCTCGCTGGGCAACTACCGGGGGTGGATCAACGGGAAACTCGTCAGCGAAGACCGGCTCGCGCCATCGGCGACGCAGTATGGGTATCGGGTCTTCTACCGTGCCTACGACGTGACCGAACTGCTCCAGGAAGGCTCCAACGCCCTGGCCGTGCTGCTCGGAGACGGTTCGTTGACCCGTAGCAGAGTTACGTCCTTCGGTGCGGACTTTATTACGCGCCTGCTGGCACAGATTGAAATCGAATATGCCGACGGGTCACGCGATTCGGTCGGAACGGGTTCCGACTGGCGCAGCATGATGGAGAAAAGCCCTTGGCAGGCGGCCGACTTCGACCTCGGCGGCATCTACGACGCCCGCTTATTCGACCCCGCCTGGTCCACTGCGGGGTTCGAGGACGGCGGTTGGAGGCAGGCCGTGGTGTCGCCGCCCGTAGAAGGCACGCGCGTCGATCCCGAAACGGTGCAGCCCTGCCGACCGAACCACGTGTTGAAGCCGGTTGCCGAATATGAACCCAGGCCGGGAGTGTATGTGTTCGACTTCGGCGAACAGTTCACGGGCGTAGCCCGTTTCACCGTCACCCTTCCCGAGGGCCACGAGATTCGCTTGCGCCACGCCCAGGTGCTCGCCAGAGACAAGACGCTCGACGTTTGGAATTACAGGGGCAACTCGAAGAACGAAACCGTCTATGTCTCGGCAGGCGGCAAGAGCGAACGTTTCGAGGGGCTACCCTTTCACTTCAACGGCAGTCGATATGTCGAGATCAGCGGTCTGCCATCGCGGGAGGCGCTGGAGGATTTGGAAGTGATCCATTTTGCGGATGCCATGCGGGCCGCCTCCACACTGGACACATCGGTTCCCACTCTCGACGGGCTCTGGGAGATCATCCGCCGCGCGTATTCCGGTAACCTCAAGAGCGGAATCGTGATGGATTGCGTTGGGCGCAATGAACGGGCCCCCTGGCTGGGCGACTGTTACACCAGCCATATCGGTGTTATCGACTACTTCTTCGACAGTATCGCGCATCACCGCAAGCGGATGCAGGATATTCAGGATCAGGTTGCTTATCGCCCAGGAAAAACCCATCCGGGGCAACTTGGGATGCGGGCGCCGAGTTTCGGCGGGGCTCCGTCTCCGTTCTATAGCGATGCGGCGTCCATTGTCTCGAAGGGCACGCAGGTATTCTACGACGATCCGTTTATCCTCGAATTCGTTTACGGCGAAGGGCCGGGGCAGGTTCGTGCGCTGATGGACTTCCAACTCGAGCAGAACGGACTGTCGGGCAAGTTTACAAAGACCGAACCACCCTATGCGTTCTGGGCGCCTTGGCTTGACCGAAAGATGACACTGCCGCCCGGATCGGGGCAGGATCGATGGAACTCCGGCGATTTTCCGAGTCGATGGTTCCAGAGGGACAAGATGCCGTCCTCTGCATCGCAGGAGGCTTATGGAACCTTCTGGTGGTCGGTCAGCGCGCAGGCCGTCGCCGATATGGCACGGTATCTGGGCAAAGAAAGCGAAGCCGCCGAATATGAAGCCATGGCCGAGCGCAGCCGACAGTCGCTGATCCGAGACTTCGACAACGGCGACGGCACCTGGGACTACCATGACCAGCCCATCTACACCTACGGGTTGATCACCGGCGCGGCACAGGGTGAATTGCGGGACGTCTTCCTGAAGAACCTCCTGCAGACCGTCAAATCCTACGGCGGCCACATCTCGGGCGGGACTGATGTGTTCTTCAACACCCTGATCGCGCTCTCGCGAAACGGCTACCCCGACCTGGCCTGGTTCATGGCCATGCGTCCAGAGATGCCTTCCTTCGGCTACATGATCGAATCGGGCGCCACCGCAATGTGGGAACGCTTCGACCTCTATCATCCCGAGTGGGGACTGCTTCGCAATTTCACCACGGCGGACATGAACCACGTCGGCTTGAACTCCGTCGCTAAATGGATCGTCGAGGACGTCATCGGCCTGCGGCCCGATCCGGCGCAGCCCGGCTTCAAGCACTTCTTCATCCGCCCCTGGACCGGCAGCGAGCCCAAAGAGATCGACTTCCAGTTCGACTCCCCGCGCGGACCCATCCGCGTCGCCTGGGAGCGCAACGGCGACCAGGTCACGCTCAACGCCACCGTGCCGCCGAACTGCTCCGCCACCGTCCAGTGGCCGAACGGCAAGGAAGAAACGCTGGGTTCCGGCACGCACACGCTGACCGGCGATGCGCCGCTCAAGCAGGGCGAAGGCGTCGAAGGCGGCCTCGACGAGATCCGGCGCTACTTCCAGGAGAATCCTTACGATCCCGAAAAGGACACCAACCGCTACTTCGAAATCAAGGAGGCTGAGCGGGCCAAGGAGATGGCTGAAGCCGTCGCGGTGACGGCAACCGAATTCACCCCGGTCATTTTCTGGGATATGGAGACAGTGACCGCCGAAGGCCACGTCGGCAACAGCCTCTCCGGTGGTTCCGGAGCCGAGCTGTTGCTGGAAGGTGTCGTACTCGTGGACGATCCTGAGCGTGGCAAGGTCTTGTCCTTCAACGGTGAAAATGCGCTTGCTACGGCGGAGGGAGCCTGGCAGGGGAACAAGGCCGTCCGCATCGAGATGATGGTGAAGAACGAAGCCCCGGCCGGGCAGTCCGTACTTCTGGGTGTTCCTTTTGTGTTTTCACTGAACAAGGTCGCCGGGTTTGCCAAGTTTCAGTTCAACTCGGTTCAGCGGCCTGATCGGCGGAACAATGATATCGGGATTCCGGTCCTTCAAACCGGCGAATGGCGCACGATCACCGCTGAGTTCGACCCGGCCAACGGCATCGCCCGCATCGAGTGCGACGGTCAGGTCGCCACGCTGGAAATCGACCGCAAGGATATTCTCAGGCCCAGAACGCAGGACATTATCCTCGGCAACAAACTCAACGCCTTCTTCAAAGGCCAGATCGACGACATCCGCATCAGCGTGATGGACTGATACAGGGGGATGGCAACGAATGGAATGAAAGCAGCGAGTTGAACAGAGAGGGCCGCTGCTTTGCGGCTCGGGAAACCGATCAGGAGAAAATGA
It contains:
- a CDS encoding alpha-L-rhamnosidase, which gives rise to MKKRTTTMIALLCGALIALGGATAAAAVQLKPVYPQCLRLETAILKPQQAPQFSWGLDAGGRDGAAQTAYQIMVTTPAGETVWDSGEVSSADTLDVPYSGPALAPASQFDWQVRVFDEKDKPSDWTEPQRFFTGLDDWKAQWITSPEIVAIAEEDAKRLYEEDHPARMLRTEFDLSKPVKTATLYITSLGNYRGWINGKLVSEDRLAPSATQYGYRVFYRAYDVTELLQEGSNALAVLLGDGSLTRSRVTSFGADFITRLLAQIEIEYADGSRDSVGTGSDWRSMMEKSPWQAADFDLGGIYDARLFDPAWSTAGFEDGGWRQAVVSPPVEGTRVDPETVQPCRPNHVLKPVAEYEPRPGVYVFDFGEQFTGVARFTVTLPEGHEIRLRHAQVLARDKTLDVWNYRGNSKNETVYVSAGGKSERFEGLPFHFNGSRYVEISGLPSREALEDLEVIHFADAMRAASTLDTSVPTLDGLWEIIRRAYSGNLKSGIVMDCVGRNERAPWLGDCYTSHIGVIDYFFDSIAHHRKRMQDIQDQVAYRPGKTHPGQLGMRAPSFGGAPSPFYSDAASIVSKGTQVFYDDPFILEFVYGEGPGQVRALMDFQLEQNGLSGKFTKTEPPYAFWAPWLDRKMTLPPGSGQDRWNSGDFPSRWFQRDKMPSSASQEAYGTFWWSVSAQAVADMARYLGKESEAAEYEAMAERSRQSLIRDFDNGDGTWDYHDQPIYTYGLITGAAQGELRDVFLKNLLQTVKSYGGHISGGTDVFFNTLIALSRNGYPDLAWFMAMRPEMPSFGYMIESGATAMWERFDLYHPEWGLLRNFTTADMNHVGLNSVAKWIVEDVIGLRPDPAQPGFKHFFIRPWTGSEPKEIDFQFDSPRGPIRVAWERNGDQVTLNATVPPNCSATVQWPNGKEETLGSGTHTLTGDAPLKQGEGVEGGLDEIRRYFQENPYDPEKDTNRYFEIKEAERAKEMAEAVAVTATEFTPVIFWDMETVTAEGHVGNSLSGGSGAELLLEGVVLVDDPERGKVLSFNGENALATAEGAWQGNKAVRIEMMVKNEAPAGQSVLLGVPFVFSLNKVAGFAKFQFNSVQRPDRRNNDIGIPVLQTGEWRTITAEFDPANGIARIECDGQVATLEIDRKDILRPRTQDIILGNKLNAFFKGQIDDIRISVMD